CTGTCATTTCGCTAAACCCCTACTATACAATTTGCAGAAAAAGAAAGCTGAAAAAGGTTTCActgttttgttacaaaaaaaataatataaaaaattcaaGAATAAAGCTTTAGATATTATTTAAACCTGGTGAAATGTAAATTACACAATGcacaaaattattagttttttttttctttaaatccatCTAAACGGACCACAGAACGGGACTCTCAAAGCCGGGTATCCGGGAGACAATTCAGTAAATTTGAGTAAAATCACAAGCTTCTCTTATCCCCAGCGAATGCACCACACGAAATACTAGATAATACTTATCCAGGGCGAATAGGactgactagtaaaataatggcaactTACTCTGACAAACACGGCTCTCCTCGGAGTAGCTGCGAGCACTGCGTCTTGAGTGACAGTAGTCAGCgttaaggcacaatactgccacctgggcgCTAAACCAGGTACTGACGCTGGAGTATTTACAGTacatgtggtgtcatcataagagaactgttcattttaaatattgcggttATCGTCTAACACTAAATTAACATGATATCAATAATTGTTTCTATGCGTATCACGGTTATCGTCAATACCGGTATATCGTGACGCCCCTAATCTCTGTCTGTCACAACTGTGTTTGTCTTTGTCTGTGAGGTGATGTAGGTCAGGGTCATGGGACATCAAGCTTTGACAAGGCTTAGTACAAAAATAATAAGCCTCTTAATGTAATCCTCCAAAGATAACCACAATAGAGGACAAGGaagtattcattcattcacatttgtatgccaaaataaatacatttactgtaaattgtactaatttcacaatattactgtgctACTGtatatttggtcaaataaatgcagcctcggtgagcattttgaatatactttattgaaaaacatttaaacatcttaCCAACGACATTTTGAACAGCGGTAAATACATATGTCATAAAAATGAATTGCTATACTAAATCGATTACTATCTTCTCCAGGTGCTGGTGAGTCAGGGAAAAGCACAATTGTCAAACAGATGAAGTAAgtgctaagtaaaaaaaaaaaaagtatgataataaaataaataggctaaTGTTCATTCATATTTAGTTCTTTTTCAAAAGAATAGCTTGGTccattaaaaggttttttttttttttttcatgacagaaTTATTCACAAAGATGGTTACTCCCTCGAAGAGTGCTTGGAGTTCATTGTCATCATCTACAGCAACACCATGCAGTCGATGCTGGCCATTGTGAGGGCCATGACCACACTCAACATTTCCTATGGAGATGCCGCTGCACAGGTGCGCTACTCAAACATTCAAGCATCCATTAGTCATTTGCATAAATAAACAGATTAAATGATGGAAAAGAACTGTAGTGATACCACGGCACAATGATGATATCGATTATGCCACCTgctttgtccaaaaatatagaatCCCACTTTAATTGTAGGTGTTTAACTACTGTGTATTTTGTCAAAAGCATTCATTGTTTGGTAGGGGCAGGGATAGGTttgaaagtattaattaaaattgtaattccagaaatgaattacagatgatatttcttttaaatgtatgcacaAGACTGAATTAGTATTATCTTGTATACTACAAAACAAAAccgtaaaaatatacttttaggaAAGGTCATGAAAGTTACACATCTAAAAGAGACTATTAAATCATGATGAAGAATCTGACAGTATTTACATTCACTCACACCATCCCAAAAGTCTGTATAGTAGCTAGTGCTTAAACACCTTTAGTTACACCAGCCCAAATCCATACAAGCTGACTAATATGTAcaacataagtaaataaataaatttgtttcaGGACGATGCAAGGAAGCTGATGCACTTGGCTGACACCATTGAGGAAGGCACCATGCCAAAGGAGCTGTCTGACATCATTCTGAGGCTGTGGAAGGACACAGGCATCCAGGCGTGCTTTGACAGAGCCTCCGAATACCAGCTCAACGACTCTGCCGGATAGTATGGCATCAGAAGTAGTcttttaaagcattaaataacaattaacaaGGTTTTAATGTATATGATCAAAACAGTAATCAAATCATCTTTGAAACATTAAGTATGCGGAGATACTGTACTGATTCTTAATCTATCTCCAAGCTATCTGAATGACCTGGAGAGGCTGGTCAAACCTGGCTATGTCCCTACTGAGCAGGACGTCCTGCGATCAAGAGTGAAGACCACCGGTATCATCGAGACGCAGTTCTCCTTCAAGGACCTCAACTTCAGGTACAGCTAAAATACAAAGAGCCTCCTCAATCCTAGCTAAGGCATAAAGTAAACCATGATCATTCATCTCAAAAATCCAAGCAAGTTTAAGAATTTAAAGGTATCATGAAGACTTGAATAACACCAATGCCAAAAAACTGACTGACCTTTTTGGTCTGCAGGATGTTTGATGTGGGCGGTCAGCGCTCAGAGAGGAAGAAGTGGATCCACTGCTTCGAAGGTGTGACCTGTATCATCTTCATCGCTGCTCTGAGCGCATACGACATGGTGCTGGTGGAGGATGATGAAGTGGTAGGTTGTCATTTGTGGTGCATCACTGGAAGTTTCACATGAACTGTTACTATGAGGCATTTAAGTAATAAACCCTGTTTTTCCATGTCCTTCCAACCAAAGAACCGAATGCATGAGAGTCTCCACTTGTTCAACAGTATCTGTAATCACCGTTACTTCGCCACCACATCCATTGTACTCTTCCTCAACAAGAAGGATGTCTTCTTGGAGAAGATCAAGAAAGCTCATCTGAGCATGTGCTTCCCTGATTACGATGGTAAGGCAGCATTTTgtctgcaaataaaaataaaaaataattctttaaCATACAGATTCTTACAACTGACTTTTACTTTAAACTAAAGAGTTTATTTTAAAGAGGATTAACACATTTTCAGCATGGATTTATCATGGAACATCTTGATATGCAAAACCATGCTAAAGATGACGCTGCCATGTTTCTCTCAGGTCCCAACACCTTTGAGGATGCTGGTAACTACATCAAGGTGCAGTTCTTAGATCTGAACTTGCGACGAGACATCAAAGAAATCTACTCCCACATGACCTGTGCCACAGACACAGAAAACGTCAAGTTTGTGTTTGATGCCGTAACAGACATTATCATCAAAGAAAATCTCAAAGACTGCGGTCTCTTCTAAGCAAGCAATGTGTGGGATGAggtgattataatataatatcaaaaaTATGAAGTAGTAATATAAGGAATAGTATTGCATTATGTTGTTGTAGCATATTACATTTCGCTACAATTTCTATATGTGCATAACTAAAAAGCCTTTCTTCGTTTATTGAGATGCTGAATCGACAAAACCCAAAACTGACCCTTTGCCCCATGTAGCCCGTTTTCCTCCCTACAAATACAAGGGATCTGAATTGATTAAATCATGTAGATGAATGTATATAGTTGTTGGGATCTACACTTGATTAAACACACTGCATGTAATTAAATATCAGAGCCTAATACAAATTCATAGCAGCAAGTCATATATACCAAGACCTATATGAGGTGTATTCGGttctattagttttttttttttttacagtgatctGTCCTGTAGATTTACAACTACACTTCACACAGCTATAAACCAAATAACCGTCCTTCTGAAACACCTGCATATGCACTTCAGCATAATGTTTTGCAAGAGTACATTATGAAGTATTTCAGTTACGCCTTATAGCAGACACTGCGTAAAGTTCAGGCTTTTAAGCTGATTGAGAAAAGTTGCGACTTGACTGGGATACAAAGTTCTATATATTTCACGGAGGAGTTATATCACGTTATGTCCCATCAGAATCTCTATGTAAGATGGATGACTTTGATGAAAAGATAGCATTTACTAAGTTGTTTA
The Carassius auratus strain Wakin chromosome 31, ASM336829v1, whole genome shotgun sequence DNA segment above includes these coding regions:
- the LOC113050468 gene encoding guanine nucleotide-binding protein G(t) subunit alpha-1; this encodes MGAGASAEEKHSRELEKKLKEDADKDARTVKLLLLGAGESGKSTIVKQMKIIHKDGYSLEECLEFIVIIYSNTMQSMLAIVRAMTTLNISYGDAAAQDDARKLMHLADTIEEGTMPKELSDIILRLWKDTGIQACFDRASEYQLNDSAGYYLNDLERLVKPGYVPTEQDVLRSRVKTTGIIETQFSFKDLNFRMFDVGGQRSERKKWIHCFEGVTCIIFIAALSAYDMVLVEDDEVNRMHESLHLFNSICNHRYFATTSIVLFLNKKDVFLEKIKKAHLSMCFPDYDGPNTFEDAGNYIKVQFLDLNLRRDIKEIYSHMTCATDTENVKFVFDAVTDIIIKENLKDCGLF